From the genome of Vicia villosa cultivar HV-30 ecotype Madison, WI linkage group LG2, Vvil1.0, whole genome shotgun sequence, one region includes:
- the LOC131653915 gene encoding serine/threonine-protein phosphatase 7-like gives MEHHKEVIKNGCHKIIEGINSMSWENLDDQQVHSLVMMREIARGVVDDRDRKVTKNDVISALRYSIEKMVCASRDIVHMLSRMSYEGLDDQRMHLVLRMKELAHGIVDKQPRVAITTSEILADQVCFVDEGVRGSPVVDSIKISNGDILIDEAQSMMHEDEMLDVDQVLGFENGIDEVEESLLSSCFQQFLLWPSDDCVTLEWVQDMMFILEKASQKTLPTEFCHVMQTFVVFKLIDAACNVLSKEPNCVEINCLGEDSRVIVVGDIHGQFHDLMFLLKHAGMPSENQFYVFNGNYVDEGAWGIEVFLVLLAWKVLMPHRVYLLRGNHESRYCTEQYGFKIEVQTKYGNQSEDVYNKFLECFKELPLASVIANRVYTTHGGLFRSIHAAASPSEKPKRKMTQRMDLGSLADLSQVKRTCIDAPHEGPNILLSDILWSKPSNSDGLRVNAGRKLGLWYGPDCTEAFLKQHSLKLIIRSHEGPDARAGRDDFGDMLNGYSIDHDGESGKLYTLFSAPDYPQFGGTRYNNEGAYAILKSPDFATPSFQSFKSAERPMVYPCVDFDADDMDLSQLDSSQIDIEASTSSFSGPQDAPRPEFDFESLGIYNAPSWSVQLPDGSGGSQVVQVPRAPLVEGFPLPPNIEEPHAGAYNYLFELVAGLKHMIATRETENSARVSALRSKASKRKERGHN, from the exons ATGGAGCAtcacaaagaggtaatcaagaatGGGTGCCATAAGATTATTGAAGGAATCAATTCAATGTCTTGGGAGAATTTAGACGACCAGCAAGTTCATTCCTTAGTGATGATGAGAGAAATTGCGCGCGGGGTTGTTGATGATCGAGATAGAAAG GTGACCAAGAATGACGTGATTTCTGCGCTGCGCTACAGCATTGAGAAAATG GTGTGTGCGTCCAGAGATATCGTTCATATGTTAAGTAGGATGTCCTATGAAGGCTTGGATGACCAGAGGATGCATTTAGTTTTGAGGAtgaaagaacttgcacatgggATTGTTGATAAGCAACCTAGAGTTGCAATAACTACGTCTGAGATACTTGCAGACCAA GTTTGCTTTGTGGATGAAGGGGTGAGAGGCAGTCCTGTGGTTGATTCGATCAAGATCAGCAACGGGGATATTCTAATTGATGAGGCACAAAGCATGATGCATGAAGATGAGATGTTAGACGTGGATCAGGTTTTAGGATTTGAAAATGGGATAGATGAAGTAGAAGAGTCTCTGCTGTCATCGTGCTTTCAGCAATTTCTTCTGTGGCCTTCCGATGATTGTGTCACCCTTGAGTGGGTTCAGGACATGATGTTCATCCTTGAGAAGGCTTCACAGAAGACATTGCCAACTGAATTCTGTCATGTTATGCAGACCTTTGTGGTGTTCAAATTGATAGATGCTGCTTGTAATGTTTTAAGTAAAGAACCAAACTGTGTGGAGATTAATTGCCTCGGAGAAGATTCTAGAGTCATTGTTGTAGGTGATATACATGGGCAGTTTCATGATTTAATGTTTCTTTTGAAGCATGCAGGAATGCCTTCTGAGAACCAGTTTTATGTTTTCAATGGTAATTATGTTGATGAAGGAGCTTGGGGCATTGAGGTGTTCTTGGTCTTGCTAGCTTGGAAG GTCTTGATGCCTCACAGAGTATATCTACTCCGTGGAAATCATGAATCAAGATATTGCACTGAACAATATGGTTTTAAGATAGAGGTACAGACCAAATATGGCAATCAAAGTGAAGATGTGTACAATAAATTTCTAGAGTGTTTCAAGGAACTTCCATTAGCGTCAGTTATTGCCAACCGTGTTTATACTACTCATGGGGGGCTTTTCCGCAGCATTCATGCTGCTGCTTCCCCTTCAGAAAAGCCAAAACGGAAAATGACACAAAGGATGGACCTTGGTTCTTTAGCTGATTTATCTCAAGTTAAAAGAACTTGCATAGATGCTCCACATGAGGGTCCTAACATATTATTGAGTGACATTCTCTGGTCAAAACCATCGAATAGTGATGGTCTGAGGGTTAATGCAGGTCGAAAATTAGGTTTATGGTACGGTCCTGATTGCACCGAGGCTTTCTTAAAGCAGCACAGTTTGAAG CTGATCATCAGATCACATGAAGGACCAGATGCAAGGGCTGGTAGGGATGATTTTGGGGATATGTTGAACGGATACAGCATAGATCATGATGGCGAGTCAGGAAAGCTATATACACTTTTTAGTGCTCCAGATTACCCGCAG TTTGGGGGGACGAGGTATAACAATGAAGGAGCATATGCAATATTGAAGTCGCCAGATTTTGCAACTCCTTCCTTTCAGTCATTCAAATCAGCAGAAAGACCAATG GTGTATCCTTGTGTCGATTTTGATGCTGATGATATGGACTTGAGTCAACTAGACTCTTCTCAAATC GACATAGAGGCCTCGACCTCCTCCTTTTCGGGTCCTCAAGATGCGCCGAGACCCGAATTCGACTTCGAGTCATTAGGCATATATAATGCCCCAAGTTGGAGTGTTCAGCTTCCGGATGGTTCAGGCGGTTCTCAAGTTGTGCAGGTTCCAAGAGCTCCATTGGTGGAAGGGTTTCCCCTGCCTCCTAACATAGAG GAGCCACACGCGGGTGCTTATAATTATTTGTTCGAGCTCGTTGCTGGCCTTAAACACATGATTGCAACAAGG GAGACCGAGAACAGTGCTCGTGTATCGGCTTTGCGAAGTAAAGCTAGTAAACGTAAGGAAAGAGGTCACAATTGA